In Hymenobacter sublimis, a single genomic region encodes these proteins:
- the pruA gene encoding L-glutamate gamma-semialdehyde dehydrogenase, translating into MANGFFNVPIPINEPVKAYAPNSPERTELLKTLKELKQQERDIPMHIGGQEVRTGKTQRIFPPHDHQHTLGFFHEGDASHVQQAIDAALAARTAWAELPWEQRAAIFLKAAELLAGPYRARLNAATMLGQSKNAFQAEIDAACELIDFFRFNVHFMQELYGQQPQSQPGMWNRLEHRPLEGFVFALTPFNFTSIAGNLPTSAALMGNVVVWKPANTQIYSAQVLMELFKEAGVPDGVINLVYVDGPTAGEVIFSHPQFAGIHFTGSTGVFQNIWQTIGQNIKRYKSYPRIVGETGGKDFILAHPSAHAKAVATAITRGAFEYQGQKCSAASRVYLPSNLASEILGYVKQDLASFKMGDVEDFSNFINAVISEASFDKLAKYIDGAKADANAEIVAGGGYDKSKGYFIEPTVIVTKDPKYVTMCDELFGPVVTVYIYEEAEFEQTLEVVDSTSPYALTGAIFSQDRYAIELASKKLVQAAGNFYINDKPTGAVVGQQPFGGARASGTNDKAGSLLNLLRWVSPRAIKETFVPPVDYRYPFMGVETGENLNVTGQGGF; encoded by the coding sequence ATGGCCAACGGCTTTTTCAACGTTCCTATTCCTATTAACGAGCCAGTTAAGGCGTACGCCCCCAACTCGCCCGAGCGCACCGAGCTGCTCAAGACCCTGAAGGAGCTCAAGCAGCAGGAGCGCGACATTCCCATGCACATTGGCGGCCAGGAAGTACGCACGGGCAAAACCCAGCGCATCTTCCCGCCCCACGACCACCAGCACACGCTAGGCTTCTTCCACGAGGGCGACGCTTCGCACGTGCAGCAGGCCATTGACGCCGCCCTAGCCGCTCGCACTGCCTGGGCTGAACTGCCCTGGGAGCAGCGCGCCGCCATCTTCCTGAAAGCCGCTGAGCTGCTGGCTGGCCCCTACCGGGCCCGCCTCAACGCCGCTACCATGCTGGGCCAGAGCAAGAATGCGTTTCAAGCTGAAATCGACGCAGCCTGTGAGCTGATTGATTTTTTCCGCTTCAACGTGCACTTCATGCAGGAGCTGTACGGGCAACAGCCCCAGAGCCAGCCCGGCATGTGGAACCGCCTAGAGCACCGCCCGCTGGAAGGCTTCGTGTTTGCCCTCACGCCCTTCAACTTCACCTCCATTGCCGGCAACCTGCCTACTTCCGCCGCCCTCATGGGTAACGTGGTGGTATGGAAACCCGCCAACACCCAGATTTACTCAGCCCAGGTGCTGATGGAGTTGTTTAAGGAGGCTGGCGTACCCGACGGCGTTATCAACCTAGTGTATGTAGATGGCCCCACCGCTGGTGAGGTTATTTTCTCTCACCCGCAGTTTGCCGGCATTCACTTCACCGGCTCCACGGGCGTGTTCCAGAACATCTGGCAGACCATCGGTCAGAACATCAAGCGCTATAAGAGCTACCCCCGCATCGTGGGCGAAACTGGCGGCAAGGACTTTATTTTGGCTCACCCTTCGGCCCACGCCAAGGCGGTAGCCACAGCCATTACCCGCGGCGCCTTCGAGTACCAGGGCCAGAAGTGCTCGGCCGCCTCACGCGTTTACCTGCCCAGCAATTTGGCCAGTGAAATCCTGGGCTACGTGAAGCAGGACTTGGCCTCGTTTAAAATGGGCGACGTGGAGGATTTTTCGAACTTCATTAACGCCGTTATCAGCGAAGCTTCTTTCGATAAGCTGGCCAAGTACATTGATGGTGCCAAGGCTGATGCCAACGCTGAAATTGTGGCCGGCGGCGGCTACGATAAGTCCAAGGGCTACTTCATTGAGCCCACGGTTATCGTGACCAAGGACCCGAAGTACGTGACCATGTGCGACGAGCTGTTCGGCCCGGTGGTAACGGTGTACATCTACGAGGAAGCAGAGTTCGAGCAGACCCTGGAGGTAGTGGATTCCACCTCGCCCTATGCCCTCACCGGCGCCATCTTCTCCCAGGACCGCTACGCTATTGAGCTGGCCTCGAAGAAGCTGGTGCAGGCCGCTGGCAACTTCTACATCAACGACAAGCCCACCGGCGCCGTGGTAGGACAGCAGCCCTTCGGCGGCGCCCGCGCTTCCGGCACCAACGACAAGGCTGGCTCCCTGCTGAACCTGCTGCGCTGGGTGTCGCCGCGCGCCATCAAGGAAACCTTCGTGCCGCCCGTTGATTACCGCTACCCCTTCATGGGCGTAGAAACCGGCGAAAACCTGAACGTAACCGGTCAGGGCGGTTTCTAA
- the nuoF gene encoding NADH-quinone oxidoreductase subunit NuoF: MGRKLLTEHINVEGIDTFEVYRKHGGYRSVEKAIKTMTPDEVVEEVKKSGLRGRGGAGFPTGMKWSFLAKPEGVPRYLVCNADESEPGTFKDRQLMSKLPHLLIEGMITSSYALGANTSYIYIRGELLYVLRILEKAIAEAYANGFLGKNILGSGYDLDLHVHPGGGAYICGEETALLESLEGKRGNPRNKPPFPAVQGLYARPTVVNNVESIAAVPVIVNEGGDEYAKIGVGRSTGTKLISACGHLNKPGIYEIELGLPVEEFIYSDEYCGGIWKGRELKAVVAGGSSVPILPKELILKTAAGENRLMTYESLSDGGFVTGTMLGSGGFIAMDETTCIVRNTWNFSRFYHHESCGQCSPCREGTGWMEKVLHRLEHGHGHMEDIDLLVSVAKQIEGNTICPLGEAAAWPVAAAVRHFRHEFEWHVTHAKEAAQPGAVYRANAVLV, from the coding sequence ATGGGACGCAAACTGCTGACCGAACATATTAACGTTGAAGGCATTGATACCTTCGAGGTGTACCGCAAACACGGCGGCTACCGCTCGGTGGAGAAGGCCATCAAAACGATGACCCCTGATGAGGTGGTGGAAGAAGTGAAGAAGTCGGGCCTGCGGGGCCGCGGCGGCGCTGGCTTCCCTACCGGTATGAAGTGGAGTTTCCTGGCCAAGCCCGAAGGCGTGCCGCGCTACCTCGTCTGCAACGCCGACGAATCGGAGCCGGGTACCTTCAAGGATCGGCAGTTAATGTCGAAGCTACCCCATTTGCTTATCGAGGGCATGATTACGAGTTCGTACGCGCTGGGCGCCAACACCTCGTACATCTACATCCGCGGCGAGTTATTGTACGTGCTGCGCATCTTGGAAAAAGCCATTGCCGAAGCCTATGCCAACGGTTTCCTGGGCAAGAACATTCTAGGTTCGGGTTACGACCTGGATCTGCATGTGCACCCCGGTGGGGGCGCCTACATCTGCGGCGAGGAAACGGCCTTGCTGGAGTCTTTGGAGGGTAAGCGTGGCAACCCGCGCAATAAGCCACCGTTCCCGGCCGTGCAAGGTTTGTACGCCCGCCCGACAGTAGTAAACAACGTGGAATCCATTGCCGCCGTGCCCGTCATCGTGAATGAGGGCGGCGACGAATACGCTAAAATTGGCGTGGGCCGGAGCACTGGCACCAAGCTGATTTCGGCCTGTGGCCACCTCAACAAGCCAGGTATCTACGAAATTGAGTTGGGCCTACCCGTCGAGGAATTCATCTACTCCGACGAGTACTGCGGCGGCATCTGGAAAGGTCGGGAATTGAAGGCAGTAGTAGCCGGTGGTTCTTCCGTGCCGATTCTGCCCAAAGAACTCATTCTGAAAACGGCAGCTGGTGAAAACCGCCTGATGACCTACGAGTCGCTTTCCGACGGTGGTTTCGTGACGGGTACCATGCTGGGCTCCGGTGGCTTCATCGCCATGGACGAAACGACCTGCATTGTACGCAACACCTGGAATTTCTCTCGCTTCTACCACCACGAGTCGTGCGGGCAATGTTCGCCCTGCCGCGAGGGTACGGGCTGGATGGAAAAGGTACTGCACCGCCTAGAGCACGGCCACGGCCACATGGAAGATATTGACCTGCTGGTAAGCGTAGCCAAGCAAATCGAGGGCAACACCATTTGTCCGCTTGGTGAAGCCGCCGCTTGGCCAGTTGCCGCTGCCGTGCGTCACTTCCGCCACGAGTTTGAGTGGCATGTGACGCACGCCAAGGAAGCAGCCCAACCGGGTGCCGTGTACCGGGCTAACGCCGTGCTGGTGTAA
- a CDS encoding Uma2 family endonuclease, with product MYTYPDVMVTCHPNDSLDQVMMHHPVLLIEVLSPGTESHDRVWKFSRYTQLSSLQHYLLVSVNNWLVEWYRREPSGVWSYTPLASQDDAATISELGIVLPLADIYTELDMVPQLDKPRT from the coding sequence CTGTACACCTACCCCGACGTGATGGTGACCTGCCACCCCAATGACTCGCTGGACCAAGTGATGATGCACCACCCAGTCCTACTCATTGAAGTGCTTTCGCCGGGCACGGAAAGCCACGACCGGGTGTGGAAATTCAGCCGTTACACCCAGCTGTCTTCTCTGCAGCATTATCTACTGGTGTCGGTCAATAATTGGCTGGTGGAGTGGTACCGACGGGAGCCCTCGGGCGTGTGGTCGTATACGCCTCTGGCCAGTCAGGACGATGCCGCGACCATTTCGGAGCTGGGTATTGTCCTACCCCTGGCCGATATCTACACCGAGCTGGACATGGTGCCTCAACTAGACAAGCCCCGTACCTAG
- a CDS encoding NADH-quinone oxidoreductase subunit A: MLLAVPTQYQPADFLPIIVQFVLAIAFVAFSMVASHLLGPRRKSVVKDEAFECGIESVGNARTPISVKYFLTAILFVLFDVEVIFMYPWAVNFRALGKDGFIQMIVFLALLMAGFAYVIKKGVLRWNEAR, translated from the coding sequence ATGCTTCTCGCTGTTCCGACCCAATATCAACCCGCTGACTTTCTGCCAATTATTGTGCAGTTTGTTTTAGCCATAGCCTTCGTAGCTTTTTCCATGGTAGCCTCCCACTTGCTGGGGCCGCGCCGCAAGAGCGTAGTAAAGGACGAGGCCTTCGAGTGTGGCATCGAATCGGTGGGCAACGCCCGCACCCCGATTTCGGTGAAGTACTTCCTGACGGCCATCCTGTTTGTGCTCTTTGATGTGGAGGTAATCTTCATGTACCCTTGGGCCGTGAACTTCCGCGCCCTGGGCAAGGACGGCTTCATTCAGATGATTGTCTTCCTGGCTCTGTTGATGGCAGGCTTTGCCTACGTCATCAAAAAAGGCGTTTTGCGCTGGAATGAAGCCCGTTAG
- a CDS encoding Uma2 family endonuclease has translation MEQIATTRRYTVEEYFALEEASEERHLFYRGEVFAMSGGVDGHNLTVSNCVMSLRNSLRGKGCRVYAENVRLAVL, from the coding sequence ATGGAACAAATTGCCACTACCCGGCGCTACACGGTGGAAGAATATTTTGCTCTGGAAGAGGCCTCGGAAGAACGGCACCTGTTTTACCGCGGGGAAGTGTTCGCCATGTCCGGTGGGGTAGACGGGCACAACCTCACGGTGTCAAACTGTGTCATGAGCCTACGTAACTCGCTTCGAGGCAAAGGCTGCCGCGTGTACGCGGAAAATGTGCGCCTAGCCGTCTTGTAA
- a CDS encoding glycoside hydrolase family 43 protein, with protein MPEAAPTYRNPVWDFDFPDPTIIRASDGFYYAYGTQTKRPGNLIVNLQVARSTDLVHWDYLGEGLPQKPLWASTTQKFWAPHVSEHNGIYYLYYSAKPDTGAGLCLAVATSATAAGPFVDVGAPLQRGAGFLEIDPMAFDDPTTGKRLLYWGSGFGPIRVRELAENRLSFASGSQEIVLLTPAGAGDPHRYDQLLEGSWVVLRQGWYYLFYSGNNCCGPDAHYGVLVARSRAATGPFETLADVTGNPYVTLLEGNQHWHAPGHNCVITDAAGQDWLAYHAIDPRQPTFDAIDDEQGFSRRVLLLDRLEYVAGWPRLVTGGTPSWQVQPGPVGG; from the coding sequence ATGCCTGAAGCTGCCCCTACCTACCGCAACCCCGTCTGGGATTTCGACTTTCCCGACCCCACTATTATCCGGGCTTCGGATGGTTTCTACTACGCCTACGGCACCCAAACCAAGCGCCCTGGCAACCTTATTGTCAACTTGCAGGTGGCCCGCTCCACCGATTTGGTGCACTGGGACTACCTAGGCGAAGGACTGCCGCAGAAGCCGCTCTGGGCCAGCACAACCCAGAAGTTCTGGGCCCCGCACGTAAGTGAGCATAACGGTATCTATTACCTTTATTACTCCGCCAAACCCGATACCGGCGCGGGCCTATGCCTGGCCGTGGCTACTTCCGCTACTGCCGCCGGCCCGTTCGTGGATGTGGGCGCACCGTTGCAACGCGGCGCGGGCTTTCTGGAAATCGACCCTATGGCTTTCGATGACCCCACCACCGGCAAGCGTCTGCTTTACTGGGGTTCCGGCTTTGGCCCCATTCGGGTGCGGGAGTTAGCGGAGAACCGGCTGTCTTTTGCTTCTGGCAGCCAGGAAATCGTGCTGCTGACGCCCGCCGGAGCCGGCGACCCGCACCGCTACGACCAGCTACTGGAAGGCAGTTGGGTGGTGCTGCGCCAGGGCTGGTACTACCTATTTTATTCTGGCAACAACTGCTGCGGCCCCGATGCCCACTATGGCGTGCTGGTAGCCCGGTCCCGGGCCGCTACTGGTCCCTTCGAAACGCTAGCCGACGTCACCGGTAACCCTTACGTCACGCTGCTAGAAGGCAACCAGCACTGGCACGCCCCCGGTCACAACTGCGTTATCACCGATGCCGCGGGGCAGGATTGGCTGGCCTACCATGCCATCGACCCCCGGCAACCCACCTTCGATGCCATTGACGACGAGCAAGGCTTCTCCCGCCGCGTGCTGCTCCTAGACCGGCTGGAATACGTGGCTGGCTGGCCCCGGCTCGTGACGGGCGGCACGCCGTCGTGGCAGGTGCAGCCAGGGCCGGTAGGTGGGTGA
- a CDS encoding carboxypeptidase-like regulatory domain-containing protein, whose amino-acid sequence MARIRISFLPALLGFLLVALLLVPGQARAQGQRRVVQFTGIVASGDSLLGVPGAAIFVPKAGRGTASNPYGYFSLPVLAGDSIVIRSLGYRNQYVIIPEDYQRQSYSVIVQLKEDATVLPEVRIFPYATEKAFKEAFLAMKAPTESDRTPADKLNEQVMRRMFNTLPVTSMGNYRQTMQNQQYDQQRRMGMGPTPATNNPLLNPFSWLQLIKQVKDGEFKKKEGVDY is encoded by the coding sequence GTGGCTCGAATTCGTATTTCTTTCTTACCCGCCCTGCTTGGGTTTCTGCTGGTAGCCTTGCTGCTGGTGCCGGGCCAGGCACGGGCCCAGGGCCAGCGCCGGGTGGTGCAGTTCACTGGCATCGTGGCCTCTGGCGATTCGTTGCTGGGGGTGCCGGGTGCGGCCATTTTCGTGCCCAAGGCGGGCCGGGGCACGGCCTCCAACCCTTACGGCTACTTTTCCCTACCCGTGCTGGCCGGCGACAGTATCGTTATTCGGAGCCTGGGCTACCGTAACCAGTACGTTATCATTCCGGAAGACTATCAGCGCCAGAGCTACTCCGTTATTGTGCAGCTCAAGGAAGACGCCACCGTGCTGCCCGAAGTGCGCATCTTCCCCTACGCCACCGAAAAAGCTTTCAAGGAAGCCTTCCTGGCCATGAAAGCCCCCACGGAAAGTGACCGGACGCCTGCCGACAAGCTGAACGAGCAGGTAATGCGCCGCATGTTTAATACCCTACCGGTAACCAGCATGGGTAACTACCGCCAAACCATGCAAAACCAGCAGTACGATCAGCAGCGCCGTATGGGCATGGGCCCCACCCCCGCTACCAACAACCCCCTGCTCAACCCGTTCAGCTGGCTGCAGCTAATCAAACAGGTGAAAGACGGTGAGTTCAAGAAAAAAGAAGGGGTAGACTACTAG
- a CDS encoding NADH-quinone oxidoreductase subunit B, protein MENRAPEIKMVDAPDGLEGAGFFATSLEKVVGMARANSLWPLPFATSCCGIEFMATMGARYDISRFGSERPSFSPRQADLLMVMGTIAKKMAPIVKQVYEQMAEPRWVLAMGACASSGGIFDTYSVLQGIDRIIPVDVYVPGCPPRPEQVLDGLMRIQDLARNESTRRRNSPEYQALLASYNIK, encoded by the coding sequence ATGGAAAATAGAGCTCCTGAAATCAAAATGGTAGACGCGCCTGATGGCCTGGAAGGCGCGGGTTTTTTTGCTACCTCCCTGGAGAAAGTGGTGGGCATGGCCCGCGCTAACTCGCTCTGGCCCCTGCCCTTTGCTACTTCTTGCTGCGGCATTGAGTTCATGGCAACCATGGGTGCCCGCTACGATATTTCGCGCTTTGGCTCTGAGCGGCCTTCTTTCTCGCCCCGGCAGGCTGACCTGCTGATGGTGATGGGCACCATTGCCAAAAAAATGGCGCCCATTGTAAAGCAGGTATATGAGCAAATGGCTGAGCCCCGTTGGGTGCTGGCCATGGGTGCCTGTGCCTCGTCGGGTGGTATTTTCGATACCTACTCCGTGCTTCAGGGCATCGACCGGATCATCCCGGTTGATGTGTACGTGCCCGGTTGCCCGCCTCGCCCGGAACAGGTACTGGACGGCCTAATGCGCATTCAGGACCTGGCTCGCAACGAATCTACCCGCCGCCGCAATTCGCCTGAGTATCAGGCCCTGCTGGCATCGTACAACATTAAGTAA
- a CDS encoding YjjG family noncanonical pyrimidine nucleotidase, whose amino-acid sequence MKTYRHLFFDLDHTLWDFEANADETLRHLFTQHELSRHGITAEDFIRVYSDINHGLWRLYQGGKITQQQLRVTRFPRTFVKLGLQETDSPEAISAQFTEILPQKTAVFPYTYEVLDYLRDKGYALHLITNGFKDIQYVKLNSSRLTDYFQEIVTSECCGHLKPDARIFQHALERTGATPVESLMIGDNLECDVLGAFNAGIDQVYFNPDKRRHFAQTTYEISCLSELKSIL is encoded by the coding sequence TTGAAAACGTACCGCCATCTTTTCTTCGACCTGGACCACACGCTCTGGGATTTTGAAGCCAACGCCGACGAAACCCTGCGCCACCTATTCACGCAGCACGAGCTGAGCCGGCACGGCATTACCGCGGAGGATTTTATCCGGGTTTATTCCGACATCAACCACGGGCTGTGGCGGCTGTATCAGGGCGGCAAGATTACCCAGCAGCAGCTACGGGTTACCCGCTTCCCGCGCACGTTCGTGAAGCTGGGTTTGCAGGAAACCGATTCGCCCGAGGCCATTTCAGCCCAGTTCACCGAAATTCTGCCCCAGAAAACCGCCGTGTTTCCCTACACCTACGAGGTGCTGGATTACCTGCGCGACAAAGGCTACGCCCTGCACCTAATTACCAACGGCTTCAAGGATATTCAGTACGTAAAACTTAACTCCTCCCGGCTCACCGACTATTTTCAGGAAATCGTGACGTCGGAATGCTGCGGCCACCTCAAGCCCGACGCCCGCATTTTTCAGCACGCCTTGGAACGCACCGGTGCTACCCCGGTTGAGAGCCTGATGATTGGCGACAACCTAGAGTGCGACGTGCTAGGCGCCTTCAATGCGGGTATCGACCAGGTATATTTCAACCCCGACAAGCGCCGTCATTTTGCGCAGACCACTTACGAAATCAGCTGCCTAAGTGAGCTGAAGAGCATTCTGTAG
- a CDS encoding NADH-quinone oxidoreductase subunit C: MADQNESPEAQEMAAAQDPAAQKNAQLLGLLHRLFGAETFTDVEEPYGLLTATTTRERIHDIIAGLQQDQELQLNFLTTMCGMHFPEREGQELGMVYHLHSLTQNIRLRLKIFFPIADPVVPTLTDLYATANWMEREAYDFYGIIFPGHPNLIRILNVEDMDYHPMRREYALEDGTREDKTDLFFGR; encoded by the coding sequence ATGGCTGATCAAAACGAATCCCCGGAGGCACAGGAAATGGCCGCAGCTCAAGACCCGGCAGCGCAGAAAAATGCTCAACTCCTGGGCTTACTGCACCGCTTGTTTGGGGCCGAAACCTTCACCGACGTAGAAGAGCCCTACGGCCTGCTGACGGCTACCACCACGCGGGAGCGGATTCATGACATCATTGCTGGCTTGCAGCAGGATCAGGAGTTACAGCTTAACTTCCTGACTACTATGTGCGGCATGCACTTCCCCGAGCGGGAAGGCCAGGAGTTGGGCATGGTGTACCACCTGCACAGCCTGACTCAGAACATCCGGTTACGGCTGAAGATCTTCTTCCCTATTGCCGACCCGGTAGTACCTACCCTGACTGACCTCTACGCCACCGCAAACTGGATGGAGCGCGAGGCATATGATTTTTACGGCATCATCTTCCCCGGCCACCCCAACCTTATTCGCATCCTAAATGTGGAGGACATGGACTACCACCCCATGCGCCGCGAATACGCCTTGGAAGATGGTACTCGTGAGGATAAAACTGACCTTTTCTTCGGCCGCTAG
- a CDS encoding (2Fe-2S) ferredoxin domain-containing protein: protein MKSASAVTRLFVCTAQKDEIGKDVAKALKIELKKQGLKKLFTGGEKLKVRVQTCNCLDLCKHCKKGPGAAIILHPEGTVYGDVKPKDAADIVREHLGEGQVVKRLRIE from the coding sequence ATGAAATCTGCTTCCGCCGTTACCCGCCTGTTTGTTTGTACTGCCCAGAAAGATGAAATTGGAAAGGATGTAGCGAAGGCGCTGAAGATTGAGCTTAAAAAGCAGGGCCTCAAAAAACTCTTTACCGGCGGCGAAAAGCTCAAAGTACGGGTGCAAACCTGCAACTGCCTCGACCTCTGCAAGCACTGCAAAAAAGGACCCGGGGCGGCCATCATTCTGCATCCGGAAGGCACCGTGTACGGCGACGTAAAACCCAAAGACGCAGCCGACATTGTGCGGGAACATCTGGGCGAGGGCCAGGTTGTCAAGCGGTTACGAATAGAATAA
- a CDS encoding ArsR/SmtB family transcription factor encodes MRLKHFTVAFGQQLFKALGDESRVRILHLLWRNQEMCISDLEQVLDFTQTKTSRQLAYLKNAGLVNFRRLDNWVFYFIKDEAQDFLHQLLGYMERDPQLVQDQKIYQTLWSNRELAAYKLQNRRWTGSPEPR; translated from the coding sequence ATGCGCCTCAAACACTTTACCGTTGCATTTGGCCAGCAACTATTCAAGGCCCTGGGCGATGAGAGCCGGGTGCGCATCCTGCATTTGCTCTGGCGCAACCAGGAAATGTGCATTTCCGACCTGGAACAGGTGCTGGATTTCACCCAGACCAAAACCTCCCGGCAACTAGCGTACCTGAAAAATGCCGGCCTGGTAAATTTCCGCCGCCTCGACAACTGGGTGTTTTATTTCATCAAGGACGAGGCCCAGGATTTTCTGCACCAACTGCTGGGCTACATGGAACGGGACCCGCAGCTGGTACAGGATCAGAAGATTTATCAAACGCTCTGGTCGAACCGGGAACTGGCCGCGTATAAGCTGCAAAACCGCCGCTGGACCGGCTCGCCCGAACCCCGCTAA
- a CDS encoding NADH-quinone oxidoreductase subunit NuoE family protein, producing METTAVKPQFSEAAQAEIKRLLTHYPDERRKSALLPVLHIAQAEFGGWVSPEVQNLVAEVLDIKPIEVYEVSSFYTMFNLKPVGKHVLEICRTGPCMLRGSDELTAHLERITGAKVGGPASADGLFTLKKVECLAACGFAPIVQVREKYYEQLDTPDAVDAMLSELRNQVHRPALPWEETGLPNALANN from the coding sequence ATGGAGACGACTGCCGTCAAGCCACAATTTTCCGAAGCCGCTCAGGCTGAAATCAAGCGTCTGCTTACCCACTACCCCGACGAACGCCGAAAGTCGGCTTTGTTGCCCGTGTTGCACATTGCGCAGGCTGAGTTTGGCGGTTGGGTAAGTCCCGAGGTTCAGAACCTAGTAGCGGAAGTGTTGGACATCAAGCCCATTGAGGTGTACGAGGTTTCTTCCTTTTACACCATGTTCAACCTCAAGCCGGTCGGCAAGCACGTGCTAGAAATCTGCCGCACGGGTCCTTGCATGCTGCGCGGTTCCGACGAGCTGACGGCCCACCTGGAGCGCATTACGGGGGCCAAAGTGGGCGGTCCGGCTTCGGCCGATGGCTTGTTTACCTTGAAGAAGGTAGAGTGCCTGGCAGCCTGCGGCTTCGCTCCTATTGTGCAGGTGCGCGAGAAGTACTACGAGCAACTGGATACGCCGGACGCCGTGGATGCTATGCTCTCGGAACTGCGCAACCAAGTACACCGCCCAGCCTTGCCTTGGGAAGAAACCGGCCTGCCGAACGCGCTGGCCAATAATTAG
- a CDS encoding NADH-quinone oxidoreductase subunit D, whose product MAVNDTLEGTRKIVEEAEVQRPNLHPLAPSVNDFNQELTTLNLGPTHPATHGIFQNILQMDGERIVSGVPTIGYIHRAFEKIAERRPFYQITPLTDRMNYCSSPINNMGWHMTVEKLLGVEVPKRAQYIRVILMELARITDHLICNGILGVDTGAFTGFLYLMDEREKVYEIYEEVSGARLTTNMGRVGGMERDFNDVAIAKLRAWLKTFPAVMAEFEKMFNRNRIFMDRVVDVGAISAERALNYGFTGPNLRAAGVDYDVRVMNPYSSYQDFEFDIPVGTKGDTYDRFMVRNEEIWQSLRIIKQALENLPEGPYHADAPHYYLPPKQAVYKNMEALIYHFKIVMGEIEAPVGEVYHSVEGGNGELGFYLVSDGGRTPYRLHFRRPCFIYYQAYTEMVVGQTLSDAIVTLSSMNVIAGELDA is encoded by the coding sequence ATGGCAGTAAACGACACGCTGGAAGGCACCCGCAAAATTGTGGAAGAAGCCGAGGTGCAGAGACCTAATCTGCACCCGCTGGCGCCTTCCGTCAACGACTTTAACCAGGAACTCACCACCCTGAACCTGGGCCCGACCCACCCCGCTACCCACGGCATCTTCCAGAACATTCTGCAGATGGACGGGGAGCGGATCGTGTCGGGTGTTCCGACCATTGGCTACATTCACCGCGCCTTCGAGAAGATTGCCGAACGCCGGCCTTTCTACCAGATTACGCCCCTGACGGACCGCATGAACTACTGTTCGTCGCCCATCAACAACATGGGTTGGCACATGACGGTAGAAAAGCTGCTGGGTGTAGAAGTGCCCAAACGCGCCCAGTATATCCGGGTTATTCTGATGGAGCTGGCCCGCATCACCGACCACCTGATCTGCAACGGCATTCTGGGGGTAGATACCGGCGCTTTCACCGGCTTCCTCTACCTGATGGACGAGCGGGAGAAGGTGTACGAAATCTATGAGGAAGTAAGCGGCGCCCGCCTGACCACCAACATGGGCCGGGTAGGCGGCATGGAGCGCGACTTCAATGACGTGGCTATTGCCAAGCTGCGGGCCTGGCTGAAAACCTTCCCGGCCGTGATGGCTGAGTTCGAGAAGATGTTCAACCGCAACCGCATTTTCATGGACCGCGTGGTTGATGTAGGTGCCATTTCGGCTGAACGGGCACTGAACTACGGCTTCACCGGCCCCAACCTGCGCGCCGCTGGCGTCGATTACGACGTGCGAGTAATGAACCCTTACTCTAGCTACCAAGATTTCGAGTTCGACATTCCGGTAGGCACCAAGGGCGACACCTACGACCGGTTCATGGTGCGCAATGAGGAAATCTGGCAGAGCCTGCGCATTATTAAGCAGGCCCTGGAAAACCTGCCCGAAGGCCCCTACCACGCCGACGCGCCGCATTACTACCTGCCGCCCAAGCAGGCCGTGTACAAGAACATGGAAGCCCTCATCTATCACTTCAAGATTGTGATGGGCGAGATTGAGGCGCCGGTTGGCGAGGTGTATCACTCGGTAGAAGGCGGCAACGGGGAGCTAGGGTTCTACCTGGTTTCCGACGGAGGCCGCACGCCTTACCGCTTGCACTTCCGCCGCCCTTGCTTTATTTACTACCAGGCTTACACCGAAATGGTAGTGGGCCAAACCCTCTCCGACGCCATCGTGACCCTATCGTCGATGAACGTTATTGCCGGCGAGCTGGACGCGTAG